The following is a genomic window from Sciurus carolinensis chromosome 3, mSciCar1.2, whole genome shotgun sequence.
tgttgcaagttcaaggccagcctgggcaatttagcaagaccctgtctcaaaataaaaataaaaagcaagactctgggctgggactgtaactcagtggtagagtgcttgcctcccatgtgcaaggcactgggtttgatcctcaggaccacataaaaataaaataaaataaaaagatattgtgtccatctacaactaaaaaatattaaaaaaaaaaaaaaaaaaaaaagcaaggctCTAccattgtagctcagtggtagagtactcttgggttcagcccccagtagtagaaaaaaaagatgagggtCCActaacatatatgaatatattatataccCTACTATAAATGATTGCCTATCCCTATAAAGGAGGGAATTTATAGAACATAATTCTTAAAGAGTTCCTTTATTAGATTCTACTTACCCTGGAGCATTGTTTTCCTCCttagagtacattttatttttatcaatttagtTACCTCCTCTTGGCATGTATTCTGCTTGGAACTGAAAGAACAGTAGTTCCCGCTGTGGTTGTTATACATTAGAATCACATGATTGGTTGCATCGTTTCTGAGGAATTGTTACCATTTGGCCTTGTTTATGGCTCAGTGATACCCTTATGCAAGTGACCATACTGCCAGGTTCTGTCCTTGGTCTGTCAGCAAGTTACTGTGCTGTGCAGAGCTCTACTAGGCCCTGTGGGTGGCTACAGAAGTCTTTGCCCTCAAAACCCCCAGGGGAGACTGGAGAAGTTGACCAGCAGAATTAAGCACAGCTGTTCCACACTTAATGTTCAAGCCCTAAGGCCATAGGAGACATAATAACAGGAGAGTTAGAATTGCTTCTTGCAACCCTTTCTCCATTTTGCTACTGTTCCCACTCCTACTCTCAGTTGTCACTGTCATGATGTGGCCCCTTGCTGTGTACCACCGACTGTGGGATCGAGCCTATGTGCGTCTGAAGCCAGCTCTGCAGCGGCTGGATTTCAGTGTCCGTGGCTACATGATGTCCAAGCAGAGAGACAGACAATGTAAGTGTCATGGGGAGGTCTCTTTCCACTTGGGCAGTTtgaggaagagaatgaaaagtccATAGATCTGACATACAGGGTAGGTCCTTAAAAGTGGGGGAAGTTGGGGTTGACTGGTGGGGGTGGAGAAGGTAAATAAAAGCAATATGCTATTCCAGGGTAACCTATGCAGGTTTGCCAGTTTTCCTCATTTGGTGTCCCAGACTCACCTATttaatctgagaaaaaaaatctcccaagTTGAATGAAGGAAAATTGAAGATGTCCCTAATATTATCTGCCATTTATAAAGCACTTTCCATGTGTTCAAACACTACTCATGGCTCTTCATACATCATTGTATTTAACCTTTACAACATTGAGAAGTGGGTAGTTTTATTCGCTTCTAGTTGAGAAAATTGAGGCCCACAGTAAATGTCAGTACAGGTCTTTCCAACTCAACCTGGCCTCTTTTCACTACCAAAAGCTGCCTTCCAAATGAGATTAAAAACTGCCTCCGTAGAGGCCAGAAGCATACCAGCTTGAGATCCATCCAAAACATGAGTGGTAGTAGagcaaacttttccttctctttggtcTTGTCAGGTTGAATGTTTTATTAAGCCTTGGCCTTCATAGAAACCTACATGTTGTCATAAAGACCCAGCATATCCTGGGCCAGCCAACTGAATGGTATCAGCCTTCAAAAGCATAATTTAACCAAAGTGGGCATCTCCTTTTGCCCTCTGTTATAGTGTCCACTTACTAACCTTAACACTGAGTCTGCCCTAGCTGATCCCGAGAGGTGTTAACCAGCCTGATAGTTGATCATCTGACTATAATAGAAACATGAGGGTTGGTAGAAGGAAGGATGTTAGAAGAGAGATGTTCTCTCCTGTGTTTTGAACTTATCTTGCCACTTAGGCTCAGCAACCTCACCCTCATGTATTGTTACATAGGCATAGGGTCATATTCAGAGGGTCTCTTTTATGTTCTGATTTTATGCCTTTGAAGTCCAAAGAGGGTTTTCTCGCCCTTGAGAGAAGGCATCAAGGCCTCTGCTCTTTCCACATAGTGCGTCGCAGAGCTCTATACCCAGAACGTACCATGGACAACCATAGTGACAGTGAAGAGGAGCTTGCTGCCTTCTGTCCTCAGGTATCTTGAATGTGGGAACTACTCCACTGGCCAGTTTTATTTAGGTTCCCTTTTATACATCCAGCAGCTCACATTTAGGCAGTAACCAGAGTTCAAGACCCTAGAATCCCCTTGCTTCTGATATCAGTGACAAGGGAGGGAAACAAATATTACACTGGGATTTTGTATCCAGATTTCAACTTGAGCCTGATGACCAGCACACCCCCTCCCACATCTCCTTTACCCTATCATCACAGAGAATTTCTGGAGCTGGTATGATCATTTTTTAAACACCTAGCCCACCTTTAGGTTCTGGCAGAGTGTCTCCTCCTGGTTACCTGTGAAAAGTAATCTCGTGATCAgttacattttgtgtgtgtgtgtgtgtgtgtgtgtgtgtgtgtatgtgtggtcaGTTACTTCTTAAGAATAAGTAACGAATCGGTTCTTCCcaaaattgcttttctttctatGCATAAGAGATTGACAAATAAGAGCATTTTCTTTGGGCGTGAATAACCTAAAAGGGGTCAAGATTTTGAGTAAAGTCCCCATCTCTTCCTGGTTACACTGATGACCTTGGGGGTAGTCTCTGAGTTAGTAGAGCTATAACTAGGAAATGCTTCTGATTCTAATGGCATCATCTCTTCAGATTTgttggtcttttctttttctaagctgGATGATTCTGCCGTTGCCAGAGAATTGGCTATCACTGACTCAGAGCACTCAGATGCTGAGGTCTCCTGTACAGACAATGGCACATTTAATCTTTCCAGGGGCCAAACACCTCTAACAGAAGGTTCTGAAGGTGAGGGGAACCTCTGACCTGAGTTGATGGTGACTCTGACTGTTGCTTCTCAGCTTCCCTGGACAGAGGGGATACTGGCATTCCCTTGTCTCCTGGCAGAGCAGCCTAAGGGGTGTGGCTGCAGCCAGGATGGCACTGCTTCTATCATTGAAGCCCTCAGTCCCTTAGTAGCCTCAGCCTCTAGCTTCATGGGCACTGTAGAGGAAGAGAGGGGGTAATTCTATGGCCAGCAGTGATCATAACCATTTATGAGTAGAGAAGAGCTAACTAGTCCCATGGGTTTTGCTTCATTATGAGAAATCCAGGGTGAGAAAAATATGGTTATGTGGGGTTAACATTTTGTGAGTCTGGAGCACTGGCGGACCAGGTAGCTGCCATGTCTAATATACCCTGTATTCTCTCAGACCTAGATGGTCATAGTGATCCAGAGGAATCCTTCGCCAGAGACCTTCCAGACTTCCCTTCCATTAACGTGGATCCTGCTGGCCTGGATGATGAGGATGATACCAGCATTGGAATGCCCAGCTTGATGTACCGTTCTGCACCAGGAGCTGAGGATCCCCAGGTTCCCCCTGCCAGCCGGGATGAGGCTGTACTGCCAGAGCTCCTGCTTGGTGCCCTGCCTGTAGGATCCAACCTCACCAGCAACCTTGCCAGTCTGGTCTCCCAGGGTATGATCCAGCTGGCCATGTCAGGAGCCTCCCAATCAGGCCCTTCTGGCCCACCTGCCCGGAGAGCAACAAGAGGATTCCTTAGAGCTCCTAGTTCAGACCTGGACACTGATGCTGAGGGagatgactttgaacttctgGACCAGTCAGAGCTGAATCAGCTGGACCCTGCCAGTTCCAGGAGCCAATGAGGATACAGACTCCTTTTAGGGGTCACTGtggtttaggtttttttttttttttttctctccatcctACTTAGGGTGATGGGGCAGGGGAAGAACCCAGGTCCCATCTCCGGAATTATATTTGTATGCTGGGTGGCCTGACTGATGCTCAAAGGCCTGTTTAGAGAGGATACTCATTCCCCCACTGCCAGCGAGACACCCATTTCTGTGCTTAGGCATTGAACTAAGAGTGCTCTCCCAAAGGAGGGTTCTGTCCATCAGGATGGTACTTTGGGGAACAAAGTAGTCAGGGATATTGATTCCTCTTTGAGACGTGCTGCTGTTTGCTTTTAGGTCTGGGTGCTCAGGGGCCCTCAGTGATAGAAGagtccccttctttccttccctcgcCTCCCTAAAGCCCCCAAAAGTCAGGCAGCAGCTGGAAGAGTTAAATTGTCATCTTCTGTTAGACCatgctttgatttgttttttcaaagcACACTTGTTCTTTGGTTCTGCAAAGCAGGCCTGCTCCCTCTCCCTTTAGCTTGTCCTCATTTCTTGAGGGCTGACTCCAGTATTCCAAAATAATGCTTGTGAAATTTAAGAAATGTGAACATAATGTAGGGATGGGAGTCTTCTACATTACCTTGGGGCCAATAGGGGTCAGCTGGCTGAGAGGGTTAGTGAGTGCCTCTGTGTCTTGAGGTCTCACTGAATCTTCTGAAGCTGTGTGGTGTCTTTGGTGCTGCTAACCCCTGGCTCTATTTGGCCAACAGTCTGAGCAGTGAGCAAAGCAATACCATACCCATTTCTATGTTCTGttccttcctctgcttctcctctGGAGAAGCAATAATTCCATGGAGGATGGCAAAGTAGCACTTTACAAATGGCTCTGTGGCATTCATCCTAGGAGCCATCAGCTCTTGCACCAGCTCCCTTACTGCTTTTATTTTCAGTTGCTTCCCAACTCGGCAGGGCTTCCTTTAAGGATGAACCCAGTTAGCAAGAATTATGTCTGTGCAGCAGACACCCCTCTAAGGGTATCTGTTCTACAACCCCTAGTAAAATGTGagacaaaaacccaaaataaTTGGTTCTAAACCTGTGCCAGCCTattccctctctgcctcctaaTCAGAGCTCAAGCCAACTCTTCTATCCTCTTTCCCTCTTGTATTAATCCTTTGCCAATCCTCAGGGACCACTCCCCCGACACCCCCATTCTTGGGTGAGGATGTTGAACAGAGCCCATTTTCACATGCTGCAGGTGGGGGTGTACTAACATGTTTGCTCTTGGTTGATGGACAAAGTACAGAGGCCAGGGAGTGAAAATAGTTAACAGTGTAAAAAGGGGAAGAGCTAGGTACCTGTGTCATAGTCACTTATGTGTGAAGGTTAGGGGTAATGGCATCTCCTCACTTTAGGTTCTCAAACAATTTGGATGACATCTCTCTTTTCAGAGTCCAGATGTCTTACAGGTGAGCTCTGATGTGGAAAAAATGGGAGGTGTAGGAAAGGAGTGGGATTTTGTGTGTTTGCATGAATGTGTGTAGCTTCAGGCCTTGGGAGTTgacaagagggagggaaggaagaagagcaaaACATTTGGAAGGTCTTTTACTGGGGGATCCTGCTCTGAATCTCCTTAATCCTCCACTGTGaattgggggtgggtgggtgctggggaatAAATCTTGTATGAGAACAA
Proteins encoded in this region:
- the Retreg3 gene encoding reticulophagy regulator 3; protein product: MAEAEGVPEAPGPASGSAFRSRRAMSGSWERDQQVEAAQRALVKMLGPYEPLLSRVQAALVWERPARSALWCLGLNATFWFFALTSLRLVFLLAFGLMIIVCIDQWKNKIWPEIKVPRPDALDNESWGFVHPRLLSVPELCHHVAEVWVSGTIFIRNLLLFKKQNPGKFCLLSCGILTFLAVLGRYIPGLLLSYLMLVTVMMWPLAVYHRLWDRAYVRLKPALQRLDFSVRGYMMSKQRDRQLRRRALYPERTMDNHSDSEEELAAFCPQLDDSAVARELAITDSEHSDAEVSCTDNGTFNLSRGQTPLTEGSEDLDGHSDPEESFARDLPDFPSINVDPAGLDDEDDTSIGMPSLMYRSAPGAEDPQVPPASRDEAVLPELLLGALPVGSNLTSNLASLVSQGMIQLAMSGASQSGPSGPPARRATRGFLRAPSSDLDTDAEGDDFELLDQSELNQLDPASSRSQ